Proteins from a genomic interval of Debaryomyces hansenii CBS767 chromosome E complete sequence:
- a CDS encoding DEHA2E13332p (some similarities with uniprot|Q7K7S3 Caenorhabditis elegans) produces the protein MIRPLGYDPHANSSGFICGICHNAKSQYTCPNCSALYCSSECYNSEKHSSCSEKFYQTNIEEHLQRGERHEPTHNELKDRKKLVALLHQYNNDAPKSQSSYEDKTNTGQEWKYMAPKGVEDSLQSLQSEFNIEDLHKLNHANKSADGDYEDEDRPLTQEESREFKTIVNESSTEQLLSMLTPEQRKEFENLIKDSNYIVDEEDDNS, from the coding sequence ATGATAAGACCATTAGGATACGATCCACACGCTAATTCGTCTGGCTTTATTTGCGGAATTTGTCACAATGCAAAGTCCCAGTATACTTGTCCAAACTGTTCAGCATTATATTGTTCCTCAGAATGCTATAACTCAGAGAAGCATTCGTCCTGCTCCGAGAAATTTTACCAAACTAACATTGAAGAACATCTCCAGAGGGGCGAAAGACATGAACCGACCcataatgaattgaaagataGAAAGAAATTGGTAGCGCTTTTACATCagtataataatgatgcGCCTAAATCTCAAAGCTCATACGAAGATAAAACCAACACTGGTCAGGAATGGAAATATATGGCACCAAAAGGAGTAGAAGACAGCCTACAGTCACTTCAAAGTGAGTTCAATATCGAAGATTTACACAAGCTAAATCATGCAAATAAATCTGCAGATGGCGATtacgaagatgaagatagaCCATTGACGCAAGAGGAAAGCCGGGAGTTTAAAACAATTGTCAATGAGTCTTCAACTGAGCAGTTATTAAGTATGTTGACACCAGAACAACggaaagaatttgaaaatttgatcAAAGATAGTAACTACATAgtagatgaagaagatgataatagctga
- a CDS encoding DEHA2E13420p (similar to uniprot|P43321 Saccharomyces cerevisiae YLR147C SMD3 involved in snRNP biogenesis and pre-mRNA splicing), translating into MSAGIPVKLLNEAQGHIISLELTTGDTYRGKLLENEDNMNLSLYDVTITKGRTGNTSYMNQVFVRGSMIRFVMVPEILKNAPMFFMKPGDKPKPPVRGPPPKRVKH; encoded by the coding sequence ATGTCCGCTGGTATTCCCGTTAAATTGTTAAATGAAGCACAGGGACACATAATATCGTTAGAACTAACTACTGGAGACACATATCGTGGAAAATtacttgaaaatgaagataatatgaatttatCTCTCTACGATGTAACAATAACTAAAGGTAGAACAGGAAATACATCGTACATGAATCAAGTATTCGTGAGAGGTTCGATGATTAGGTTTGTTATGGTACCggaaattttaaaaaatgCACCAATGTTTTTCATGAAGCCAGGCGATAAACCGAAGCCACCTGTTAGAGGACCACCACCTAAAAGAGTTAAGCATTAG
- a CDS encoding DEHA2E13376p (similar to uniprot|Q06567 Saccharomyces cerevisiae YLR253W Hypothetical ORF) — translation MFSIKPYYRHKIASNIYSRSILSKSSPKICLSGNSNIIICKKQLTTKTNIKTKSKYTFFKFGIALGLGGSILYATNDSFRNSTRHIALTADRVGVVALATIRCFKLYKDTLEAVYDSPNDRNKALSETHLKAANITLKALEKNGGIYIKLGQHITALTYLLPREWTDTMIPLQDRCPQSSLEEIENMFQSDLGVSMNELFSDFNPDPVGVASLAQVHIATLRNSGERVAVKVQHPSLEEFVPLDVYMTQRVFRLMRKVFPEYPLTWLGDELQSSIYVELNFVNEAENSERTANYFKDFQNETALRIPKIVSANPRILIMEYVGGARLDDLEYMKKNKINTSDVSSCLSHIFNNMIFTPDVGLHCDPHGGNLAIRSSKSRNGRNFEIILYDHGLYRQIPLKMKRDYSHFWLSLLDNDIPKMREYAEKITGIQGEQKFRIFASAITGRDPENALHYDISKARSDDEIINMQSQLQDDNGVLEDLMDMLSRMPRVILLILKTNDLTRHLDEGLDNPLGPERTFLILANYCAKCVFDEKKENINKNYKKFSFGWAIQSIKSWWFYQRRLSSLYIYDCVMSINNFKQKLGL, via the coding sequence ATGTTCCTGATAAAGCCATACTATCGACATAAAATAGCTAGCAATATTTACTCTAGGTCGATTTTACTGAAAAGTTCGCCAAAAATTTGCTTAAGTGGTAATtctaatataataatatgcAAAAAGCAGTTGACCAccaaaacaaatataaaaacGAAATCTAAATatacatttttcaaatttggtATTGCCCTAGGATTGGGTGGATCTATTCTTTATGCAACAAACGATTCATTTCGTAATTCTACTAGACATATCGCATTAACGGCTGATAGAGTGGGTGTTGTTGCATTAGCTACTATTCGCTGCTTTAAGCTTTATAAGGATACGTTAGAAGCAGTATATGATTCTCCAAACGATAGAAATAAAGCATTATCAGAAACACATCTCAAAGCAGCAAATATTACTTTAAAAGCACTTGAAAAAAACGGCGGAATTTATATCAAGTTGGGCCAACATATTACTGCTTTGACTTATTTGCTACCTCGTGAATGGACTGATACTATGATACCCTTACAAGACAGATGTCCACAGTCTTCATTGGAagagattgaaaatatgTTTCAATCAGATTTGGGTGTTTCgatgaatgaattatttagtGACTTTAACCCAGATCCTGTTGGAGTTGCTTCGTTAGCACAGGTACATATTGCAACATTAAGGAATAGCGGAGAAAGGGTTGCAGTTAAGGTTCAGCATCCGTCGCTTGAGGAATTCGTTCCGTTAGATGTATATATGACTCAGAGAGTATTCAGATTGATGCGCAAAGTCTTTCCAGAGTATCCTTTAACCTGGTTAGGAGATGAATTACAGAGTTCAATTTATGTAGAATTGAACTTTGTGAATGAGGCGGAAAACAGTGAAAGAACTGCGAACTACTTTAAGGATTTTCAAAATGAGACAGCTTTACGAATTCCGAAGATAGTATCTGCTAACccaagaatattaataatggaatATGTAGGGGGTGCAAGATTAGATGACTTGGAGTAtatgaaaaagaacaagataAACACTTCTGACGTTTCCTCATGTTTGTCacatattttcaataatatgatTTTTACCCCAGATGTGGGTTTGCATTGCGACCCACACGGTGGTAATCTTGCTATTAGATCCTCCAAATCTCGTAACGGTCGCAATTTTGAGATCATTTTATATGATCATGGGTTGTACAGACAAATTCctttgaaaatgaaacgTGATTATTCACATTTCTGGTTATCACttttagataatgatatcCCAAAGATGAGAGAATATGCAGAGAAGATTACAGGTATTCAAGGAGAACAAAAGTTTCGGATATTCGCATCAGCAATAACGGGGCGGGATCCAGAAAATGCTCTCCATTATGATATTTCTAAGGCAAGATCTGATGACGAAATCATAAATATGCAATCTCAATTGCAGGATGATAATGGGGTATTAGAAGACCTAATGGACATGTTAAGTAGAATGCCCAGAgttattttgttgattttaaaAACGAATGATTTGACTAGACATCTAGATGAAGGTTTAGACAATCCATTGGGCCCAGAACGTACATTCTTGATTTTGGCTAATTATTGCGCCAAATGTGTTTTCGATGAAAAAAAAGAGAACATTAATAAAAACTACAAGAAATTTTCGTTTGGATGGGCTATTCAAAGTATAAAATCATGGTGGTTTTACCAGAGAAGACTTAGTTCATTATACATTTATGATTGTGTAATGTCGATTAATAACtttaaacaaaaattaGGTCTTTAA
- a CDS encoding DEHA2E13354p (similar to uniprot|Q12247 Saccharomyces cerevisiae YLR068W FYV7 Protein of unknown function involved in processing the 35S rRNA primary transcript to generate the 20S and 27SA2 pre-rRNA transcripts), which produces MGDKKQFRGKNPYTDRREFKSKEIKKSLVHRARLRKNYFKLLEKEGINHEPEQNGDESAESQNKSEEFKRSHIPDSRNQPSKRPMNFAERAKIAKERKEHSRQAKLKSIQDRRETIEKKSKERERRKDNLSKKTKSGQPLMGPRINNLLDKIKKDIE; this is translated from the coding sequence ATGGGAGATAAAAAGCAATTCAGGGGAAAGAACCCATATACCGATCGTCGTGAATTTAAATCCAAGGAAATCAAGAAATCTTTAGTGCATAGGGCGAGATTgagaaagaattattttaaattattagaaaaagaAGGCATAAATCATGAGCCAGAACAAAATGGAGACGAAAGTGCAGAAAGTCAGAATAAATcagaagaattcaaaagaTCACACATACCTGATTCTAGGAATCAACCTTCTAAGAGGCCTATGAATTTTGCTGAAAGAGCCAAAATTGCTAAAGAGAGGAAAGAACACAGCAGACAGGCCAAATTGAAGTCAATACAAGACCGTCGTGAAACTATAGAAAAGAAATCGAAAGAGCGGGAAAGACGGAAGGATAACTTATCCAAAAAGACTAAATCCGGACAACCTTTAATGGGACCAAGAATTAATAACTTGTTGGATAAAATCAAGAAGGATATAGAATAA
- a CDS encoding DEHA2E13398p (some similarities with uniprot|P12351 Saccharomyces cerevisiae YLR256W HAP1 Heme-responsive zinc finger transcription factor of the Zn(2)-Cys(6) binuclear cluster domain type and similar to ca|CA3088|IPF9826 Candida albicans IPF9826 unknown function), which translates to MVNELGNTTSKQKQRNRVPVSCLICKRRKVKCDKAKPACGGCVKNGVPHLCEYVEPAWSNNNGATKLNANSKSKSYIGQPENSKKQQIQKDKLINEQRKEIEELKRKLIASQQQYLKGQTSDDLELKVTILEKLNVNNASSKSTIDINNDKSYTVKRQSQMHKQAYVDIYAWISIVKLDPHLTTLWYKITNLQKVYHLYKMNLINSKAKKELDISPSISNPVSKKTSYKINEIDFTHSLVPGAKTSNNYSKCPVVECDFNFMFEPSPTPVSTTTPASTTKSDETESPDKACPFHKDSEHISFIDRHSELSADSMNFLKKIQNIWNSILGLLRGNETMNYVQMNFLIDFYFHERKCTTESRSLLYFHKTEIQAIVRQDNGIFSLNFAEDQSRSDEDRYFNLILKGLYLCMLSLIIEESLEIIRSEADMGDINSISHEFRSLFPSEVLYLGLGYKANNILLIVQEYLLHVSNDKIFNEKISESLIYILCCTAFLNREVANYKKQGASSDSKSRFQTIFTQLLSNIFSKRGYLEVWKNPEDIGLTHNESEQRLRELRLGMCYLWSDLIRLVNLATFNITDLISHPKTILDLIFKFYDKIEECDKYNNHIIFIGDHGSVEDKELITTLSVNYLISRIYYNLRYGIVNVDEVKLTTNKLLKMIEICRPWKLADSLHNSTTIRNLETRCIFHYLSLHLSYIIILQNEEEGGHDARLNKLYCDFFVHFCEFMLFVEVAMKNEPRNSGSQHILLLVTESLTRAIHFIIGLLLRLGNTDESSTTPVLINKLISIIDNSLVVAEVKTGDQEEVYQALHERIVNVINQTITSLIDNYLTGKEKAIKLSKFWHFYLTFIKNSPKMSSIDYATVHANIPMFKGMNSQNMTQCPVIPGQTGGAQKCPVKHEISTMDYKSEFSKCPISQITTPMDDDVNSNPSNPGKCPIDHKALTEPQQSKKRKFPLNHASRQLMGVLPNGYNTVESNIRTSAQKLKCPVRGPPKESYSPATNSNNSHIHGFDPATTNNGIIDNMSNSMNTVDDVMVPGMLKSEESNLEIPNFGVNWQEFNDFDFEFLQNELMFKQVQDIEDNSFNNPSIEDLFR; encoded by the coding sequence ATGGTTAATGAATTAGGAAACACTACACTGAAGcaaaaacaaagaaatagagTACCGGTATCATGCCTTATTTGCAAAAGACGGAAAGTCAAGTGTGATAAAGCTAAACCAGCCTGCGGCGGGTGCGTCAAGAATGGTGTTCCTCACCTATGCGAGTACGTAGAACCTGCCTGgtctaataataatggtgCAACAAAGCTAAATGCTAATAGTAAGTCTAAAAGCTATATCGGACAACCTGAGAATTCTAAGAAGCAACAGATTCAGAAAGACAAGTTGATTAATGAACAACGAAAAGAGATCGAGGAGTTGAAGAGAAAACTTATAGCTtcacaacaacaatatcTTAAAGGTCAAACTAGCGATGACTTAGAGTTAAAAGTAACGATTTTAGAGAAATTGAACGTTAATAATGCCAGCTCGAAATCCACAATAGACATAAATAATGACAAGTCTTACACTGTGAAACGACAGTCACAAATGCATAAACAAGCCTATGTTGATATTTATGCATGGATCAGTATAGTTAAATTAGATCCTCATTTGACTACATTATGGTATAAAATTACCAACTTGCAGAAAGTTTACCACCTATACAAAATGaacttaataaattctaaagcgaaaaaagaattggataTTAGTCCAAGTATACTGAATCCAGTATCCAAGAAAACGTCatataaaattaatgaaatcgACTTTACGCATTCTCTTGTACCTGGTGCAAAAACGTCTAACAATTATCTGAAATGCCCCGTGGTTGAATgtgattttaattttatgTTCGAACCTTCGCCAACACCAGTATCTACTACAACACCAGCATCTACTACGAAAAGTGACGAGACCGAGAGCCCGGATAAAGCTTGCCCTTTCCATAAAGATTCCGAACatatatcatttattgataGACATAGCGAACTCTCGGCTGACAGtatgaatttcttgaaaaagataCAAAACATTTGGAATTCTATTTTAGGCTTATTAAGAGGTAATGAGACGATGAATTACGttcaaatgaattttttaatagACTTCTATTTTCATGAGAGGAAATGTACCACTGAATCCAGGAGTTTACTTTATTTCCATAAAACAGAAATACAAGCTATAGTCAGACAAGATAATGGcatattttcattgaattttgcCGAAGATCAGTCCCGAAGTGACGAAGACCGTTATTTTAATCTTATTTTGAAAGGGTTATACTTGTGCATGCTCTCtttaattattgaagagTCTTTAGAGATAATAAGACTGGAAGCTGATATGGGTGATATTAATAGTATCAGTCATGAGTTCAGATCTTTGTTTCCATCAGAGGTACTATACTTGGGTCTTGGATACAAGGCTAATAACATATTGCTTATAGTTCAGGAATATTTGTTGCATGtatcaaatgataagaTATTTAATGAGAAAATTTCAGAAtctttgatttatattttatgttGCACAGCATTCCTTAATCGGGAAGTTGCCAATTATAAAAAACAAGGTGCATCCTCTGATTCAAAATCCAGGTTTCAAACAATATTCACACAGCTATTAAGCAATATTTTTAGTAAAAGAGGTTATTTAGAAGTTTGGAAGAACCCTGAAGATATAGGCTTAACTCATAATGAGTCTGAACAAAGGTTGAGAGAGCTTAGGCTAGGCATGTGCTATCTATGGTCCGATCTAATACGATTAGTGAATTTGGCAACGTTTAATATAACTGATTTAATCAGTCACCCAAAAACAATTCTTGATTTGATATTTAAGTTTTATGATAAAATAGAAGAATGTGACAAGTACAATAATCatatcatatttattgGTGATCATGGATCGgttgaagataaagaattaataaCCACGCTTAGTGTCAATTATCTTATCTCtagaatttattataatttgagATACGGTATTGTGAATGTTGATGAAGTAAAACTAACTACAAATAAGCTCCTTAAAATGATTGAAATATGTAGACCTTGGAAATTGGCTGATAGCTTGCATAATAGCACAACAATAAGAAATTTAGAAACAAGATgcatttttcattatttgagttTGCATTTATCTTACATTATAATTCTacaaaatgaagaagaaggaggGCATGACGCCAGACTTAATAAGCTATATTGTGACTTTTTTGTACACTTTTGTGAATTTATGTTATTTGTTGAAGTCGCTATGAAAAATGAACCCCGTAATTCAGGTTCTCAACATATACTACTTTTAGTAACTGAACTGTTAACAAGAGCAATACATTTCATTATTGGGTTATTGTTAAGGCTTGGTAATACCGATGAACTGAGTACCACACCAGTGTTAATTAATAAGTTAATATCTATAATCGATAATAGCCTAGTTGTCGCAGAAGTAAAAACTGGAGACCAAGAGGAGGTATATCAAGCATTGCatgaaagaattgttaATGTTATCAATCAAACAATCACATCTTTGATTGATAACTACCTTACAGGTAAAGAAAAGGCTATAAAACTATCAAAATTTTGGCATTTCTATTTGACATTCATCAAAAATTCACCCAAGATGAGTTCTATTGATTATGCTACAGTTCATGCGAATATTCCGATGTTTAAAGGTATGAATTCGCAAAATATGACCCAATGCCCAGTAATACCAGGACAGACCGGCGGAGCACAGAAATGCCCTGTCAAGCATGAAATTTCTACCATGGATTATAAGTCAGAGTTTTCAAAATGCCCAATTTCTCAAATAACCACTCCAATGGATGACGATGTTAATTCAAATCCCTCAAACCCTGGTAAATGTCCTATTGATCATAAAGCCTTGACAGAACCACAGCAGTCTAAGAAGAGAAAATTTCCGTTAAACCATGCCTCTCGTCAGCTCATGGGAGTCTTGCCGAACGGATACAATACAGTGGAGAGTAATATTAGAACTAGTGCTCAAAAGCTTAAGTGCCCAGTACGTGGGCCACCAAAAGAAAGTTATCTGCCTGCAACGAACTCGAATAATTCTCACATCCATGGTTTCGATCCAGCTACGACAAATAACggaataattgataatatgtCAAACTCTATGAATACTGTCGATGATGTGATGGTACCGGGGATGCTTAAATCGGAAGAGTCCAACTTGGAAATTCCTAATTTTGGTGTTAATTGGcaagaatttaatgattttgattttgaatttttgcAGAATGAATTAATGTTCAAACAAGTTCAGGATATCGAGGATAATAGTTTTAATAATCCATCTATTGAAGATCTATTTAGATAG
- a CDS encoding DEHA2E13310p (similar to uniprot|P39981 Saccharomyces cerevisiae YEL064C AVT2 Putative transporter related to vesicular GABA-glycine transporters) → MSKTRNPEQSYVSIPQINNNNNSDDGQSQEEEFELQSLSSLDYENSTTDRVEQEEQNEAESQEGKSSMNMAFMNMANSILGAGIIGQPFALKNCGLIGGMIVLISLSFLIDWTLRLMVMNAEISQTRSYQDTVNYCFGKYGKIVLLFTISSFAYGGCMAFCVIIGDTIPHVLKAFIPDSITASSSVIGWMFRRNTIIVIFTTCISYPLSLNRDISKLAKASGFALIGMLVIVLITVVRGPFTDSALKAPLTKLEWTVNINIFQGISVISFALVCHHNTIFIYNSLRNATLARFAKLTHIACAVSMICCFVMGVNGFLNFGDNTKGNILNNFRSDDNWINLARFCFGLNMLTTFPLEIFVVRDVLKEVVFANHKTEGGSTSHLELSSRQHFIITSLLVFTSMTVSLFTCNLGIILELIGATSASLMAYIIPPLCHLKLSWNRADYKNAGFADRREFIIWKLVPCIACTTFGFLVMFISSYMSIITNMKDADGGHCIGE, encoded by the coding sequence ATGAGTAAAACAAGGAATCCAGAGCAGTCATATGTATCTATACCGCAAataaataacaataataattcagatGATGGTCAACTGCAAGAAGAGGAATTTGAGCTTCAATCTTTATCATCGCTAGattatgaaaattcaaCTACAGATCGAGtagaacaagaagaacaaaatgaGGCTGAATCACAAGAAGGAAAGTCTAGTATGAATATGGCATTCATGAATATGGCAAATTCTATCCTTGGTGCTGGAATCATTGGTCAACCGTTtgctttgaagaattgtGGATTAATCGGAGGAATGATAGTATTAATATCTTTGTCATTCTTGATTGATTGGACTTTAAGGCTAATGGTTATGAATGCTGAAATATCACAAACTAGGTCATATCAAGATACCGTAAATTATTGCTTTGGTAAATACGGTAAAATTGTTCTTTTATTTACGATAAGTTCGTTTGCATATGGAGGGTGTATGGCCTTCTGTGTTATCATTGGGGATACTATACCTCATGTATTGAAAGCATTTATACCTGATTCCATTACTGCCTCTTCATCAGTTATTGGTTGGATGTTCCGTAGAAATACTATAATTGTGATTTTTACTACGTGCATTTCATAtccattatcattaaatagGGATATTTCTAAATTAGCTAAAGCTTCAGGCTTTGCATTGATTGGAATGCTTGTCATTGTACTAATCACTGTTGTAAGGGGCCCATTTACTGATAGTGCATTGAAGGCCCCTTTAACAAAACTAGAGTGGACTGTTAACATCAACATTTTTCAAGGCATTTCAGTCATCTCCTTTGCATTGGTTTGCCATCATAATACgatttttatatataattctttaagGAATGCTACCTTAGCCAGATTTGCTAAATTGACACACATTGCTTGCGCTGTTTCTATGATTTGCTGCTTTGTAATGGGCGTGAATGGCTTTCTTAATTTTGGTGATAATACGAAAGGAAATATCTTGAACAATTTCCGGAGTGATGATAACTGGATCAATTTAGCGAGATTTTGCTTTGGATTGAATATGTTGACTACTTTTCCCCTAGAAATATTCGTGGTAAGAGACGTCTTAAAGGAGGTTGTATTTGCTAACCACAAGACTGAAGGTGGTAGCACTTCACATCTTGAATTATCTTCACGTCAACATTTCATTATAACCTCGTTATTGGTTTTTACGTCGATGACAGtatcattatttacatGTAATTTGGGAATtattttagaattaatCGGTGCTACGTCTGCGTCGCTAATGGCATATATCATCCCTCCATTATGTCATTTGAAGTTGTCATGGAATAGAGCGGACTATAAAAATGCTGGATTTGCGGATAGAAGagaatttataatttggaaGTTGGTTCCATGCATTGCTTGTACTACGTTCGGATTTTTAGTCATGTTTATTAGCTCGTACATGAGTATAATAACGAACATGAAAGATGCAGATGGTGGTCATTGCATTGGAGAATAA